In Oryza glaberrima chromosome 8, OglaRS2, whole genome shotgun sequence, the following are encoded in one genomic region:
- the LOC127781583 gene encoding uncharacterized protein LOC127781583 produces the protein MAVERGERRGGGCLSCCFGGGDGDGEGEELGQRAARALRTSSRWVRDRAVELPEMVARAGGRRRKPHLQHHQQQQLAGEFRYDPVSYALNFEEDGDGEAQPFKYMAFSARLPASPPPPTALPVDRGS, from the coding sequence ATGGCAgtggagcgcggcgagcgccgtggcggcgggtgcctctcctgctgcttcggcggcggggacggggacggggaaggagaggagctggggcagcgcgcggcgagggcgcTGCGGACGTCGTCGCGGTGGGTGCGGGACCGCGCCGTGGAGCTGCCGGAGATGGTGGCGCGGGCCGgggggcggcggaggaagccgcATCTGCagcatcatcagcagcagcagctggccgGGGAGTTCCGCTACGACCCCGTCAGCTACGCGCTCAACttcgaggaggacggcgacggcgaggcccaGCCGTTCAAGTACATGGCCTTCTCCGCGCGGCTGCcggcgtccccgccgccgccgacggcgctgCCCGTCGACCGGGGTTCTTGA